The Prunus persica cultivar Lovell chromosome G7, Prunus_persica_NCBIv2, whole genome shotgun sequence genome has a segment encoding these proteins:
- the LOC18769577 gene encoding kinesin-like protein NACK2 isoform X1, with the protein MMPGTPATPLSKIRRNLYSTPGGSKVHEEKILVTVRLRPLNRREQAMYDLIAWDCLDEHTIVFKNPNHERPANPYTFDKVFGPMCSTQKVYEEGAKDVALSALTGMNATIFAYGQTSSGKTFTMRGITEHAVKDIFEHIKNTPERDFVLKFSALEIYNETVVDLLKRKSTSLRLLDDAEKGTIVDKTQEQIVQDGQHLRQLIETCEAQRQVGETALNDKSSRSHQIIRLTIESSLRESSGSVKSFGASLNSGILQNLVDLAGSERASQTNADGTRLKEGSHINRSLLTLTTVIRKLSGVKRCGHIPYRDSKLTRILQSSLGGNARTAIICTISPALSHVEQTRNTLSFATSAKEVTNTAKINMVQELTAIPSLLDCGTSLFIYCKFALPRMHNFQKEIARLEAEQRSPGPSYFMSILEEKDLKIKQMEREMEELKRERDLAQSQLESERKVKKVQKESNQFGPSAQVARCLSFPGENETVPIHSSDTPQSQTRAPVQRKAMVRRSVTSTDPSMLVHEIRKLDERQRQLGDEANRALEVLHKEVASHQLGNKETAETIAKLLSEIKDIQAVRSIADESVTGDGANLKDEITRWKSQAKDIQSLERKLENVQKSIDQLVFSFTNSEEISECKTPSKKKKILPFNLSNSANMQHLIRSPCSTLTPSRKVMEYETENKVPENNDAMPSDDTVVGRCKVTPPKSDKSFKEGSPAVQHSNTVNVKKMQRLFKNAAEENIRSIKAYVTELKERVTKLSYQKHLLLCQVIALEEDQEAGVDEPDKIDESLPETWQLTFEEERKEIVMLWHLCHVSIIHRTQFYMLFKGDPTDQIYMEVELRRLQWLERHFSDLGNASPALLGDEPAGSVSASIKALKQEREYLAKRVSSRLTADEREMLYVKWEIPPGGKQRRLQLVNKLWTDPHNMQHVQESAEIVAKLVGFCESGEHVSKEMFELNFAHPSDKKTWMGWNLISNLLNL; encoded by the exons ATGATGCCTGGGACACCGGCAACACCATTGTCTAAAATCCGAAGGAACCTTTATTCCACTCCGGGTGGTTCAAAAGTTCATGAGGAGAAAATTTTAGTCACTGTTCGTTTGAGGCCGCTTAACCGGAGAGAGCAAGCAATGTACGATCTTATTGCTTGGGACTGCCTGGATGAGCACACTATTGTTTTCAAGAATCCAAATCATGAGCGGCCTGCAAACCCATACACCTTTG ATAAGGTTTTTGGCCCAATGTGCTCAACTCAAAAGGTCTATGAAGAAGGAGCCAAGGATGTTGCTTTATCTGCACTTACAGGAATGAATG CAACAATTTTTGCATATGGGCAGACTAGTAGTGGTAAGACATTTACCATGAGAGGAATCACTGAACATGCTGTGAAAGACATCTTCGAACACATCAAGAAT ACGCCGGAGAGGgactttgttttgaaattttctgcTTTGGAGATCTACAATGAAACTGTTGTTGACCTTCTGAAACGCAAATCTACGTCACTGCGGCTTTTGGATGACGCTGAG AAAGGGACCATTGTGGACAAAACACAAGAACAAATTGTTCAGGATGGCCAACATTTGAGGCAATTAATTGAAACATGTGAAG CTCAAAGGCAAGTGGGAGAAACTGCCCTAAATGATAAAAGCTCAAGATCGCACCAGATAATCAGGCTG acCATCGAAAGCAGCCTCCGGGAGAGTTCAGGGTCTGTGAAGTCATTTGGAGCCAGTTTG AATTCTGGAATTCTGCAGAATCTTGTGGACCTTGCTGGAAGTGAACGTGCCTCCCAAACAAATGCAGATGGTACAAGATTGAAGGAAGGTAGTCACATTAATCGTAGCTTGTTGACACTCACAACCGTTATCAGGAAGCTAAG TGGTGTGAAAAGATGTGGTCACATACCATACAGGGATTCAAAACTTACACGAATACTGCAGTCTTCACTTGGGGGAAATGCTCGGACAGCCATTATATGTACCATAAGCCCAGCCTTAAGTCATGTAGAGCAAACAAGGAACACGCTCTCATTTGCAACTAGTGCCAAGGAAGTCACTAATACTGCGAAAATAAACATGGTACAAGAATTAACAGCAATTCCTTCTCTTCTAGATTGTGGAACCTCATTATTCATTTATTGTAAATTTGCCTTACCTCGTATGCATAATTTTCAGAAGGAAATAGCCAGACTTGAAGCAGAGCAACGAAGTCCAGGGCCTTCCTATTTTATGTCTATACTAGAAGAAAAGGACTTGAAAATCAAACAG ATGGAGAGGGAAATGGAAGAGCTAAAGCGAGAAAGAGACCTTGCACAGTCACAACTTGAATCAGAACGCAAAGTAAAGAAAGTGCAGAAG GAATCGAACCAATTTGGGCCCTCTGCTCAAGTCGCCAGGTGTCTTTCTTTTCCTGGAGAGAATGAAACAGTTCCTATTCATAGTAGCGATACTCCACAGTCTCAGACCAGAGCTCCAGTTCAAAGGAAGGCAATGGTGAGGAGATCAGTTACTTCTACAGACCCATCCATGCTTGTGCATGAAATCCGAAAGCTCGATGAACGACAGAGGCAGCTTGGTGATGAGGCAAATCGAGCACTTGAAGTACTGCATAAGGAGGTAGCATCCCATCAGCTGGGAAATAAAGAAACTGCTGAAACTATAGCAAAGCTGCTGTCCGAAATAAAGGACATACAAGCTGTTAGATCCATTGCTGACGAATCTGTGACTGGAGATGGGGCCAACCTGAAAGATGAAATCACTCGATGGAAATCTCAGGCAAAAGATATTCAATCTTTAGAAAGGAAGCTTGAGAATGTTCAGAAATCTATAGACCAGCTGGTGTTTTCTTTTACAAATAGTGAGGAAATTTCAGAATGCAAGACTccgtcaaaaaagaaaaagatcctTCCTTTCAACTTGAGCAATAGTGCAAACATGCAGCATCTGATTCGCTCCCCTTGCTCAACCCTGACCCCTTCTCGTAAAGTGATGGAATATGAGACTGAGAACAAGGTGCCTGAGAACAACGATGCTATGCCTAGTGATGACACAGTGGTTGGGAGATGTAAAGTTACTCCACCAAAGAGCGATAAGTCATTCAAAGAGGGAAGTCCTGCTGTGCAGCATTCAAACACAGTTAATGTGAAGAAAATGCAAAGGTTGTTCAAGAATGCTGCTGAGGAGAATATACGTAGCATTAAAGCTTATGTTACTGAGTTAAAAGAACGGGTGACGAAGCTTTCATACCAAAAGCACCTTCTGCTGTGCCAG GTTATTGCATTGGAGGAAGATCAAGAAGCTGGAGTTGATGAGCCAGATAAAATTGACGAATCTCTTCCTGAGACATGGCAGCTGACTTTTGAGGAGGAGAGGAAGGAAATTGTCATGCTGTGGCATTTGTGCCATGTTTCAATTATACACCGCACAcaattttatatgttattcaaGGGAGACCCTACTGATCAGATTTACATGGAAGTGGAACTTCGAAGATTGCAATGGCTGGAGAGACACTTCTCGGATCTTGGCAATGCAAGTCCGGCACTTTTAGGCGATGAACCTGCAGGCTCAGTCTCAGCTAG CATCAAGGCTCTAAAGCAAGAAAGAGAATATTTAGCTAAGAGGGTGAGTTCTAGACTGACAGCAGATGAAAGAGAAATGCTTTATGTGAAATGGGAGATTCCACCAGGAGGAAAACAGAGGAGGCTGCAACTCGTGAACAAATTGTGGACAGATCCTCATAACATGCAACATGTACAAGAAAGTGCTGAAATTGTTGCCAAGCTGGTGGGCTTCTGTGAATCTGGTGAACATGTTAGCAAGGAGATGTTTGAACTCAATTTTGCACACCCTTCTGATAAGAAAACATGGATGGGCTGGAACTTGATATCAAATCTCTTGAATCTGTAA